From one Silene latifolia isolate original U9 population unplaced genomic scaffold, ASM4854445v1 scaffold_70, whole genome shotgun sequence genomic stretch:
- the LOC141640055 gene encoding uncharacterized protein LOC141640055: protein MSFLNNFDVNQPAPNNQSDARNFAEMMAEALRNNPPNNQEESAKYFKKMASYNPRTYDGKPDPVEFEKWVRGLDKLFDAIHCPEIWRVDFAIYYLEGQADLWWETVKDRREEPGFGWIQFKELLRSKFYPPSLRRQKEEEFNDLEQGSMSVTLYASKFMELSRFASHMVATEELKMNRFERGLNWNLRDRLSTHTCLNYQEMYDKATNAERIMKERNDTPSGGKRKFERNSVTGGNSYKQPNLGFRRNPFNQSHERNQTFPCARCGRTNHPTSQCRFVSPRCFMCGSPNHVKYNCPMYRTTVPGNTPRPNSTASTSTPKVLAPQPKTQGPTRGRVFVMNSQEMETSEDVVTGNIFLNSNPVNVLFDTGASNSFISRSLSEKLNLTPQSRKLTFSIGLPTGENISCPIWYKDCVLTIEANCFLADLVEFDLQDFDIVLGMDWLSKNLVMVNCHEKSLTITKPNGNEILFQNHKSNKNNNRIISFLKALNSIPVVKEFSDVFPEEIPRMPPYREVDFTIELIPGSAPISKSPYRMAPAELKELKIQLDELLEKGIKTDDIPKTALRTRYGHYEFMVLPFGLTNAPAVFMDLMNRVFRSYLDRFVIIFIDDILIYSKDEMEHFRHLRIVLETLRKNKLYAKFKKCAFWLKEISFLGHVVSEKGIQVDPQKIEAITKWPALKNVAEVRSFLGLAGYYRRFVKDFSKITQPLTNPIRKSTKFVWNEKCEEAFYELKNRLTSAPILRQPNGIDGLEVYSDASKLGLGCVLMQHGKVIAYASRQLKAHEQNYPTHDLELAAVVFALKIWRHYLYGISCRIYTDHKSLKYLFTQKEINMRQRRWLEFIKDYDLDIQYHPAMGSKLNFSTAFHPQTDGQIERTIQTLEDFYHASIGMAPYEALYGQRCRTPLCWSDIDESKIIGPDLIQETTDKGVYTGLRPGILCLYAGEPRE, encoded by the exons ATGTCTTTTCTTAATAATTTTGACGTCAACCAACCCGCTCCTAATAATCAATCAGATGCAAGAAACTTCGCTGAAATGATGGCTGAAGCACTAAGGAATAACCCTCCTAATAATCAGGAAGAGAGTGCTAAATATTTTAAGAAAATGGCAAGTTATAACCCAAGGACTTACGATGGAAAACCAGACCCTGTAGAATTTGAAAAATGGGTAAGGGGATTGGACAAACTTTTCGATGCCATACATTGCCCTGAGATATGGAGAGTAGATTTTGCTATTTATTATTTGGAAGGACAAGCTGATTTATGGTGGGAAACTGTTAAGGATAGAAGAGAGGAACCAGGATTTGGATGGATTCAGTTTAAGGAGCTTCTGAGATCAAAATTTTATCCTCCTTCACTTAGAAGACAGAAAGAGGAAGAGTTTAACGACTTGGAACAAGGATCAATGTCTGTTACTTTGTATGCCTCAAAATTTATGGAATTGTCTCGATTTGCCTCGCACATGGTGGCTACAGAAGAATTAAAAATGAATCGTTTTGAAAGAGGGCTAAATTGGAATCTCCGAGACAGATTATCTACACATACTTGTCTAAATTATCAAGAGATGTATGATAAAGCCACTAATGCAGAGAGGATAATGAAAGAGAGAAATGATACACCATCTGGAGGTAAAAGGAAGTTTGAAAGAAACAGTGTTACCGGGGGAAATTCTTATAAACAGCCAAACTTAGGATTCAGAAGAAACCCTTTTAACCAATCACATGAAAGGAACCAAACATTTCCATGCGCAAGGTGTGGCCGTACTAATCATCCTACATCTCAATGTAGATTTGTTAGCCCGCGATGCTTTATGTGTGGAAGCCCAAACCATGTTAAGTATAATTGTCCAATGTATCGGACAACTGTGCCAGGAAATACCCCTAGACCTAACTCCACTGCGTCTACATCCACCCCAAAAGTATTGGCACCTCAGCCTAAAACACAAGGACCAACTCGGGGACGTGTGTTTGTGATGAACTCCCAGGAAATGGAGACTTCAGAAGATGTGGTTACGGGTAACATTTTTCTTAACTCTAATCCTGTTAATGTCTTATTTGATACCGGAGCATCTAATTCATTTATATCTCGATCCTTAAGTGAAAAGTTGAATTTGACCCCACAGAGTCGGAAGTTAACATTTTCAATTGGATTACCTACCGGGGAGAATATTTCATGCCCTATTTGGTATAAAGATTGTGTTTTGACCATAGAAGCAAACTGTTTCCTAGCTGATCTGGTCGAGTTCGATTTACAAGATTTTGACATAGTATTAGGAATGGATTGGCTTAGTAAGAATCTTGTAATGGTTAATTGTCATGAGAAATCATTAACTATTACAAAACCTAATGGGAATGAGATACTATTTCAGAACCACAAAtccaacaagaacaacaatagGATTATATCCTTTTTAAAAGCCCTTAA CAGTATTCCCGTAGTTAAGGAATTTTCGgatgtttttcctgaagaaatccCACGAATGCCGCCATATAGGGAAGTAGATTTCACAATTGAACTAATACCAGGAAGTGCACCCATTTCCAAATCTCCTTATAGAATGGCACCTGCTGAATTAAAGGAACTGAAAATTCAACTGGATGAACTATTAGAAAAAGG GATAAAAACAGATGACATCCCTAAAACAGCTCTCAGAACTCGTTATGGACATTATGAGTTTATGGTCCTGCCTTTTGGACTTACCAATGCTCCTGCAGTTTTTATGGACCTTATGAATAGAGTGTTCAGGTCTTATTTGGATAGATTTGTCattattttcattgatgacattTTAATATATTCTAAGGATGAGATGGAACATTTTCGCCATTTGCGGATAGTTTTGGAAACCTTAAGGAAAAACAAGCTATATGCCAAATTTAAGAAATGTGCATTTTGGTTGAAAGAAATAAGTTTCTTAGGTCATGTTGTCTCAGAAAAAGGAATACAGGTAGACCCTCAAAAGATTGAGGCAATCACCAAATGGCCCGCACTCAAGAATGTAGCAGAAGTACGTAGCTTTTTGGGATTAGCAGGATACTATCGTcgttttgtgaaagatttttctaaAATAACCCAACCACTTACAAATCCTATCAGAAAAAGTACTAAGTTCGTATGGAATGAAAAGTGTGAGGAAGCATTTTATGAACTGAAAAATAGACTCACCTCTGCCCCTATTCTTAGGCAACCAAATGGCATTGATGGATTAGAAGTATACAGTGATGCCTCAAAGCTAGGATTAGGTTGTGTGTTAATGCAGCATGGGAaggtaattgcctatgcttctaggcaattgaaagcACACGAGCAAAattatcccactcatgatttagAACTTGCTGCGGTGGTTTTTGCTTTGAAAATTTGGAGGCATTATCTTTATGGGATTTCGTGTCGCATATACACCGATCACAAGAGCTTGAAATACCTGTTTACACAGAAGGAGATAAATATGAGACAACGTAGATGGCTTGAGTTTATCAAAGATTATGACTTAGATATCCAATATCATCCCG CAATGGGATCTAAACTTAACTTTAGTACCGCTTTCCACCCGCAGACAGATGGTCAAATTGAGCGAACCATCCAAACCTTGGAAGATTT ttatcatgctagtattggtatggctCCCTATGAGGCTTTGTATGGACAAAGGTGTAGAACACCATTATGTTggagtgatattgatgaatccAAAATAATTGGGCCAGATTTGATACAAGAGACAACTGATAAA ggggtttacacgggtcttagacCTGGGATCCTGT GTCTATATGCTGGGGAACCAAGGGAGTGA